A region of Argentina anserina chromosome 5, drPotAnse1.1, whole genome shotgun sequence DNA encodes the following proteins:
- the LOC126793824 gene encoding LOW QUALITY PROTEIN: DNA mismatch repair protein MSH2 (The sequence of the model RefSeq protein was modified relative to this genomic sequence to represent the inferred CDS: inserted 1 base in 1 codon), whose protein sequence is MDPNFEDQSKLPELKLDAKQSQGFLSFFKTLSRDPRAIRLFDRRDYYTAHGENATFIAKTYYRTTTAMRQLGSGSDGLSSVSVSKNMFETIARDLLLERTDHTLEIYEGSGSNWRLAKSGTPGNLGSFEDVLFANNEMQDTPVVVALLPNFRENGCTVGLGYVDLTKRALGLVEFLDDSHFTNLESALVALGCKECLLPIESGKTGEIRALHDALTRCGVMSTERKRSEFKMRDLVQDLSRLVKGSIEPVRDLVSGFEFAPGALGALLSYADLLADESNYGNYNIQRYNLDNYMRLDSAAMRALNILESKTDANKNFSLFGLLNRTCTAGMGKRLLHMWLKQPLLNVDEINSRLNLVQAFVEDPSLRQDLRQHLKRISDIERLVHNLEKKRAGLQHVVKLYQSCIRLPYIKSSLERYDGEFSSLIKEKYLDDLELWTDDGHLNKFLALVEAAVDLDQLENGEYMIASSYDPALSALKNEQELLAQQIHNLHKQTAKDLDLSVDKALKLDKGTQFGHVFRITKKEEPKIRKKLTTQFIVLETRKDGVKFTNTKLKKLGDQYQRILEEYKNCQKELVNRVVHTVSTFSEVFCSVAGVLSELDXLSFADLASSCPTPYTRPHITSSDVGDIILEGSRHPCVEAQDWVNFIPNDCKLVRGKSWFQIITGPNMGGKSTFIRQVGVIILMAQVGSFVPCEKASISIRDCIFARVGAGDCQLRGVSTFMQEMLETASILKGSTDKSLIIIDELGRGTSTYDGFGLAWAICEHLVEVINAPTLFATHFHELTALAQENAIHEPNMKQVTGVANYHVSAHIDSSSRKLTMLYKVEPGACDQSFGIQVAEFANFPETVVSLAREKAAELEDFSPTAIIPNDDRQEVGSKRKREYDSDDMSRGAALAPKFLKEFSEMPLDTMDVQQTLQIVSKMKDGLQTEAVNSQWLQQFF, encoded by the exons ATGGATCCCAATTTCGAGGACCAGAGCAAGCTTCCCGAGCTTAAATTAG ATGCGAAGCAATCTCAAGGGTTTTTGTCATTCTTCAAAACCCTCTCCCGT GACCCAAGAGCTATTCGCTTGTTTGATCGTCGG GACTACTATACTGCCCATGGTGAAAATGCTACTTTCATTGCAAAGACCTATTATCGGACCACCACTGCCATGCGACAATTGGGTAGTGGATCTGATGGTCTTTCGAGTGTGAGTGTTAGTAAGAACATGTTTGAAACAATTGCCCGTGATCTTCTACTGGAAAGAACAGATCATACTCTTGAGATCTATGAGGGCAGTGGCTCAAATTGGAGACTTGCGAAAAGTGGAACGCCTGGAAATCTTGGAAGTTTTGAAGATGTTTTATTTGCAAACAATGAAATGCAGGATACTCCAGTGGTTGTTGCACTATTACCCAACTTTCGTGAAAATGGTTGCACAGTGGGGCTAGGATACGTTGATCTAACTAAACGAGCACTTGGATTAGTTGAATTTCTCGATGATAGCCACTTTACAAATTTGGAATCAGCTTTAGTTGCACTTGGTTGCAAGGAATGCCTTCTGCCTATAGAGAGCGGAAAAACTGGTGAAATCAGAGCGCTACATGATGCATTGACTCGATGTGGTGTGATGTCGACTGAGAGGAAAAGGAGTGAATTTAAGATGAGGGATTTGGTTCAGGATCTCAGTCGGCTTGTTAAGGGATCTATTGAACCAGTTCGAGATTTAGTTTCTGGATTTGAGTTTGCACCTGGTGCATTGGGGGCATTGCTCTCTTATGCAGACCTACTCGCGGACGAGAGTAATTATGGGAACTATAACATCCAAAGATATAATCTTGACAACTATATGAGGCTGGATTCAGCTGCGATGAGGGCACTTAACATCCTGGAAAGCAAAACTGACGCAAACAAAAATTTCAGTTTGTTTGGTCTTTTGAATAGAACCTGTACTGCTGGAATGGGTAAACGATTACTACACATGTGGCTAAAACAGCCTTTATTAAATGTAGATGAAATCAATTCCAGGTTAAATTTGGTACAAGCATTCGTGGAGGATCCATCACTACGCCAAGATTTGAGGCAGCATTTGAAACGAATCTCAGACATTGAACGCCTAGTGCACAAtctggaaaagaaaagagcCGGTTTACAGCATGTTGTAAAACTTTATCAG TCATGTATAAGGCTTCCATACATCAAAAGTTCCCTAGAACGGTACGATGGGGAGTTTTCCTCGCTGATCAAGGAAAAATATCTGGATGATCTTGAATTATGGACTGATGATGGCCACTTAAATAAGTTTCTTGCTCTAGTGGAAGCTGCTGTTGACCTTGATCAACTCGAGAATGGAGAGTACATGATAGCATCTAGTTATGATCCTGCTCTTTCTGCACTGAAGAATGAGCAAGAGTTGCTGGCTCAGCAGATACACAATCTGCATAAGCAAACTGCTAAGGATCTTGATCTCTCTGTAGATAAGGCCTTAAAGTTAGATAAAGGCACACAATTCGGACATGTCTTTAGAATCACAAAAAAGGAAGAGCCAAAAATACGGAAAAAGCTTACAACACAATTCATTGTCCTGGAAACCCGAAAAGATGGAGTAAAGTTTACTAATACCAAGCTAAAAAAGTTAGGGGATCAATATCAGAGAATCCTTGAGGAATACAAAAATTGCCAGAAAGAACTGGTCAACCGAGTTGTTCACACTGTATCCACTTTCTCAGAG GTGTTCTGTTCTGTAGCGGGTGTGTTGTCTGAATTGG GTCTTAGTTTTGCTGATTTGGCTTCTAGTTGTCCTACTCCTTACACGAGGCCACATATCACTTCATCa GATGTGGGGGATATTATACTAGAAGGGAGTAGACATCCTTGTGTGGAGGCTCAGGACTGGGTTAATTTCATACCCAATGATTGTAAACTC GTAAGAGGAAAGAGTTGGTTCCAAATCATTACAGGGCCTAATATGGGTGGAAAATCCACGTTTATCCGGCAG GTTGGTGTGATTATTCTAATGGCACAAGTTGGTTCTTTTGTTCCTTGTGAGAAGGCTAGCATTTCTATACGTGATTGCATTTTTGCTCGAGTGGGTGCTGGTGATTGCCAA CTACGTGGAGTTTCTACCTTCATGCAAGAAATGCTCGAGACTGCATCTATACTGAAAGGATCTACAGATAAGTCACTGATTATCATCGACGAGTTAGGCCGAGGGACATCAACTTATGATGGATTTG GTTTGGCTTGGGCGATTTGCGAGCATCTTGTTGAAGTGATAAATGCACCTACTTTGTTTGCAACCCACTTTCATGAATTGACCGCGTTAGCTCAAGAAAATGCCATTCATGAGCCTAATATGAAGCAAGTTACTGGTGTTGCTAACTATCATGTTAGTGCACATATTGACTCATCAAGCCGCAAGTTGACTATGCTGTACAAG GTTGAGCCAGGGGCTTGTGATCAAAGTTTTGGTATCCAGGTTGCAGAGTTTGCTAACTTTCCTGAAACTGTTGTATCCCTTGCTAGAGAAAAGGCTGCTGAATTGGAGGATTTCTCTCCCACTGCCATCATTCCAAATGATGACAGACAAGAG GTTGGATCCAAGCGCAAGAGAGAATATGATTCTGATGACATGTCCAGAGGAGCTGCTCTTGCGCCCAAGTTTCTGAAAGAGTTCTCTGAAATGCCATTAGATACAATGGATGTACAGCAGACTTTGCAAATAGTTAGCAAGATGAAGGATGGCTTGCAAACGGAGGCAGTGAACAGCCAATGGCTACAGCAGTTTTTCTAG
- the LOC126795278 gene encoding transcription factor TB1 has protein sequence MYPYSSNVISTGSTGNYYEPAALPHDQSFLINSRPFLSEITSNPSCNFASVNSNPKQDQDLQEAHHHVHPPLPFFYFPSSEDDDVLLHHHHDLLSLHESTLSAHLNHHHQTVTPFTAMVEWDSNKDNQAVISKEGEQQQHQKQIPMMRRSCKKDRHSKISTARGLRDRRMRLSLDVARKFFGLQDVLGFDKASKTVEWLLNQSAAEIKRVTREMNSQKNENQSSSTTTAAGAGAGVGARTTSSISECEVLSGIDEAATDDIIDKVSRKPSSSCAKNRTKSTVRKPKKSALFNPLAKVSREKARARARERTREKMGRQLQACDDVNQAKKIKLDLSRLSSWSTFETGEQSGGTQSHNNLNNHCTLEALVEVEEPISSFQAAGTTTVIHQDLIEIDGHDAAANLVTVGKWIPCSFFNSLQNTSGSISQEQHQFADSSSQFFGKPWEVYNNSTQNEF, from the exons ATGTATCCTTATAGCTCAAACGTTATTAGCACTGGTTCTACCGGCAATTACTACGAACCAGCCGCTTTACCTCATGACCAGTCCTTTTTGATCAACAGTAGGCCTTTTCTTAGTGAAATAACTAGCAACCCGAGCTGCAATTTCGCTTCAGTTAATTCTAATCCCAAACAAGATCAAGATCTACAAGAGGCCCATCATCATGTTCATCCTCCTTTGCCTTTCTTCTACTTCCCCTCCTCGGAAGATGACGATGTTTtactccaccaccaccatgacCTCTTGTCGCTTCATGAAAGTACTTTATCAGCCCATCTTAATCACCATCATCAGACCGTTACGCCTTTCACTGCTATGGTGGAGTGGGATTCCAACAAAGATAATCAGGCGGTGATCAGTAAGGAAGGTGAGCAACAACAACACCAGAAACAGATCCCCATGATGAGAAGGTCTTGCAAGAAGGACCGGCACAGCAAAATTAGCACTGCCCGAGGGCTGAGGGACAGGAGAATGAGACTGTCTCTTGATGTTGCCAGAAAGTTCTTTGGTTTGCAAGACGTGCTTGGCTTTGACAAGGCGAGCAAGACTGTGGAGTGGTTGCTCAATCAGTCAGCGGCTGAAATCAAGAGAGTAACAAGAGAAATGAACAGTCAGAAAAACGAAAACCAAAGCTCTAGCACTACTACTGCCGCAGGTGCAGGTGCAGGTGTCGGAGCCAGAACCACATCTTCCATTTCCGAGTGTGAAGTTTTATCCGGCATAGATGAGGCTGCAACTGATGATATTATTGATAAGGTAAGCCGGAAACCCTCTTCTTCTTGTGCTAAAAATCGGACCAAAAGCACTGTCAGGAAACCAAAGAAGAGTGCATTGTTTAACCCTCTCGCAAAGGTGTCAAGGGAAAAGGCAAGAGCAAGAGCAAGAGAAAGAACTAGAGAAAAGATGGGGAGACAGTTACAGGCATGCGATGACGTTAATCAGGCAAAGAAGATAAAGCTGGACCTGAGCCGATTAAGTTCTTGGAGTACATTTGAAACCGGAGAACAATCTGGGGGGACACAAAGCCACAACAACTTGAACAATCATTGTACATTGGAAGCACTTGTTGAGGTTGAAGAGCCAATAAGCAGCTTCCAAGCAGCTGGAACTACAACAGTAATTCATCAAGACTTGATTGAAATTGATGGTCATGATGCTGCAGCTAACTTGGTGACAGTGGGAAAGTGGATCCCCTGTtcctttttcaattctctgcAAAACACTTCTGGATCAATTTCACAAGAG CAACATCAGTTTGCGGACTCGAGCTCTCAGTT